In Chryseobacterium sp., the genomic window ATAAACAAGACATTATTATTGTAATAAAAAGTTAACAATTAATATAATTCCCACAGCTAAAGACATGATAAGAATATACGTCTCTACATTTCCGTTTTGAACACGCTTCATAGCTTTTCCGCTGTCTTCAGCACCATCACCTACAAAGTTTACAAAACGGTCTAAGATACCTTTATCAAACATCTTTCCTCCGCGTCCTAATCCTTCAACAGTTTTTACAATCAATGCGTTGTAAAGTTCGTCAACGTATAATTTTTTAGCAGAAAGCTTTTCCCATCCGGTATAGTTTTCTTCTGCAACAGCCATCTTTTTCTTACCTAGATAAGTATTTCTAACGATGAACCATACAGAGAAGAACATAATCACTGTAGCTGCTAATAAGATCATTTCAGTATTGAAAGGTACTCCTGAAAGAGTAGCTTCCATCTGGCTGTAGCTTTGTTCTGTAAGAACAGGCTTTAACCATTCCATCAGTTTGGCATAATGACCGTGACCGATGAAATGTGGCAGGTTGATGAAACCTCCGATTACAGAAAGGATTGCCAATACGATCAATGGTAATGTCATATTGGACGGGCTTTCATGTAAGTGGTGTTTCTGTTCTTCAGTACCTCTGAACTCTCCGTGGAATGTCAGGTAATACAATCTGAACATATAGGTTGCAGTCATTGCCGCTAAAGCAAATAAGATTACCCAGTAAACCGGATTTTTAGCGAAAGCTGCTACTAAAATTTCGTCTTTAGAGATCATCCCTGATAGTAAAGGGAAACCTGAGATGGCTAATGTTCCGATAAGGAATGTAGCGTGGGTAAGAGGAATATATTTTTTAAGACCTCCCATGAAACGCATATCCTGCTCGTTGCTCATCGCGTGGATTACAGAACCTGCACCCAAGAATAATAAAGCCTTGAAGAATGCATGCGTCATTACGTGGAACATCGCTGTTGTATACGCTCCAAGACCTAAAGCAATGAACATAAATCCAAGCTGTGAAACGGTAGAGTAAGCCAATACTTTTTTGATGTCGTTCTGACGTAGTGCATAGAATCCTGCCAAAGCAGCTGTCAAGAATCCGATGAATAAAATTCCTCCCTGTACTGTAGGTGCCAAAGTAAATAAGAAGTTGGATCTTACTACCAAATAGATCCCTGCAGTTACCATCGTTGCCGCGTGGATCAACGCTGATACAGGAGTTGGGCCGGCCATCGCATCCGGTAGCCATGTATATAATGGAACCTGAGCAGATTTACCAGTAGCACCGATGAATAAACTCGCTGTGATAAAGATAATCACTGTTCCGTCCAATTCAAATTTTGAAGCGTTTTCTGCTACAGAAAGATAATCTACAGCATTGGTCTGAGAAGCGATCATGAAGATACCGATTAATAACGCAAGGTCACCAATTCTGTTCATGATGAAAGCTTTTCTTGCCGCTTTACCATATTCTTCGTTGGTATACCAGAATCCGATCAACAGATAAGAACAAAGACCTACACCTTCCCATCCGATGAATAGGATAAGGTAGTTGCTTCCCATTACCAAAAGTAACATAGAGAAGATGAAAAGATTCAAATAAGTAAAGAACTTATAGAATCCTTTGTCATGACTCATATATCCGATAGAGTATAAGTGGATCAAAGAACCGATACCCGTGATGATCATCACCATCATTAAAGAAAGCTGATCAATCTGAAATCCAAAATTGATTTGAACCCCATTGACTCTAAACCATTCAAAAGCTTTTACGATTACAGGCTGGCTTTCAGAATTGAAATTCATGAAAAGACTTACAGCAATACAGAAAGATCCGAAAACCATTGCTGTTGCCAAAGATCCAACCAATATTTTTGGAAGATTTTTCCCGAATAAACCGTTAATAAGAAACCCTAAAAGTGGTAAAAGTACTATTGCATATACTAAATTTTCCATTCTTATCCTCTTAATTTATTAAATATACTTACATCTACAGAACGGGTATTTCTATACAGCATAGCAATAATTGCCAAACCTACCGCTACTTCAGCAGCAGCCACCACCATAATGAAGAAAACTAAAAGTTGTCCGTCGCCGTTGCCTTTATACGCTGAAAAAGCTGCCAATAAAAGGTTTACAGAATTCAGCATAAGCTCTACACAGCCCAGAATCACAATAGCATTTTTTCTAAGCAATACTCCCATTACTCCCAAACAGAACAATACTGATGAAAGAATGATGAAGTAGTCCAAAGGGATGCTTTGTATAAATGTATTTACTTCTCCCATAATTTTATAAATCTTTTTTACCGATTAATACCGCGCCTACAATACCTGCCAAAATTAGGATGGAAGCAAGCTCAAACGGTAAAACATATTCATTAAACAAAAGTCTACCCAGATTTTTCGTAAGACCTATACCTCTGTCTACATTTTCAACAACAATGTGGTTGTCTTGTACTCCTCTGAAAACTCCCAGTACACCTACTAAAAGAAGCCCTGCTGTAAAAACTCCAACAAACTTCAACGTATTGTTCTTTTTACTTTCGTCTCCTTTATTAAGGTTAAGCATCATCAGGATGTAAAGGAAAAGTACCATGATGGCACCTGCGTACACTATAATCTGGATAATTGCCAGGAACTGTGCATTTAAAAGAATGTACATACTCGCAATTGAAAACATCGTAACAATCAATGACAAAATAGCATAGAGAGGATTTCTTGCAAATACAAAGTAAACTGCACTTGCTACTGCTAAAAACGCCACCAAGAAAAATAAAAACTGATCCATTATTTTACCGCATTTTTTTGTTTCTCGGATTGTCTTGTCGTGATATCAATCCTTTCATTTATTTTTTCAACTAATTTATCTTTTCCATAGATGAAAGAACCTCTGTTGGTCTCCACATCTACCAACCTGTCTGTAAGATAGATCGCAGATTTAGGACAAGCCTCTTCACACATTCCGCAGAAAATACATCTTAGCATATTGATTTCATATACTGAGGCGTATTTTTCTTCTCTGTAAAGGCCTTTTTCCTCTTTAGTTCTTTCAGCAGCAGTCATCGTAATGGCTTCTGCAGGACAAGCTACCGCACAAAGTCCGCAAGCTGTACATCTTTCTCTGCCTTCCTCGTCTCTTTTCAAAACGTGCTGGCCTCTCCAGATGGTGGTTCTTGGCTTCTGTACTTCCGGATACGAATATACTGCGGGAGCACCCTTTATCACGGTTCTTACAGCATGCTTAAATGTAATCCCCATCCCTGTAAAGATCGCAGGAAGGTAGATTTTTTCAGCAAGGGTCATTTCTTTATTGGAAACAACTTTTGATCTGTTAGTTAATTTCATTATATAATTTGAAATTTGAAGTTTGAGATTTGAAATTTATTGTAAAATTTTATCTCCCAAACCCTTATAATTATTAATTATTATTTCTTTTAAATTTATTTCCGTTATGTTCTGTCATTTTTAAATAATTTATAAATCCTGACAGTTTTTTAGACAAAGATATTGTTTGGCTTTTTAAAAAATTAAAAATATCTTCATCTAAATAATCTCGGTCAAAAGCTCTGATTAATTGGGAGCGAACTTCTCCTGCAGAGCCTTTAGACATGGTAAGAAAGTTTATAAATTCTTTATTTCCCTCTCTTTCAAACCCTTCGGCTATATTATCCATAATTGATGCAGATGATCTGTCAATTTGGTTTTTATCGTGGTTTAGAAATTTTGGATTCAACAAACATTCTTTCTGAATCAACCGGCAAAGACTTCTCGACTGCTGCCATATTTCTAAATCTTCAAAATTATTTATCGTTGCCATTTTTGATATTTGAAATTATTACTCTTAAAATTACTAATTTAAAGTCAATTCGTTGAATCTCAAATTTCAAACATCAAATCTCAAATTTACTGGAATGCTAAAATTACAGCTCCTGTAATCAATAGGTTTACCAATGCCATTGGGATTAATGTTTTCCATCCTAAGTGCATTAACTGGTCGTATCTGAATCTTGGAAGCGTCCATCTGATCCACATGAAGATCAGAATTCCGATTACAGTCTTCGTTAAGAATGCTACGATACTCAAGATTCCTGCTGTGTTCTCACCCCAGTTCTGAGTTACCCATTCAATACCAGGATAGTTGTACCCCCCGAAGAAAAGAACGACCATGAAAGCATTAGAGATAAACATGTTCACGTATTCCCCGAACATATACAGCCCTAATTTCATGGAAGAGTATTCTGTAGAGTATCCTGTTACCAATTCAGATTCACACTCAGGTAAATCGAACGGGTGTCTGTTGGTTTCTGCTAATGCTGCAACAAAGAAAACAAGGAAAGCAATTGGCTGGTAGAAAACATTCCAGTTCATACCCGAAACCCAAGGAATGACTCCCCATAATTTCCCGGTAGTCTGGCTTTCAGTAATCACTTTTAAGTCTAAACTTCCAGACATCATAATGATAGAAAGAAGTGCTAATCCCATTGCCAATTCATAAGAAATCATCTGAGAAGAAGCACGGATAGCACCTAATAATGAATATTTGTTGTTCGAAGCCCAACCTCCGATCATAATTCCGTAAACCCCGATTGAAGCCATTCCGATGATGAAAAGTACACCAACATCGATGTTAGCTACCTGAAGATCAAAAGAAGTACCTGCAATATTTAAACTTTTACCCCAAGGAATAACAGCTCCTGTGATCAATGAAATAAACATGACCAAAGCAGGCCCTAATACGAAAAGGAATTTTTCAGCATTAGCCGGGGTAAAGTCTTCTTTAAAGAAAAACTTTCCACCGTCAGCAAGAGGCTGCAATAGTCCGAAAGGTCCAGCTCTGTTAGGACCAATTCTATCCTGCATGATAGAGGCAACCTTTCTTTCTGCCCAGGTAGAGTAGGCTGCAATCGTCAGCGATAGCAGGAAAAGTGCTAGTACAAGTATAAGTTTAAATGTAAGTAAATCCATTTTTTATTGCAAAGATTTTTAGATGTGAGATGTCAGATACTAGATATGAGATTAAGTCTGATGTCTTGTGTCTGAAATCTAATTGTCTTTATTAAAATTATTTTTCGTCTTTTTCACTGATTTCTTTAGCCATTGGATTGTCTAAAACTCTTAGCTCGTCCTTAGGTTTTTCGTAGTGGTTCAATGAAATGACAGAGTGTCTGTCGATATGTCTAGGACCTTCGATGTTCCAGTCTGATAATGCTTTTCTTTCGAAACGGCATGTATCGCAGATGAATTCTTCCACTTCACCCCACTGGTCTTTTCTTGCAGTTACTCTTACAATTTCGTCACCTTTCATCCATACTACTGCTTTTCCGGAACACTTATCACATTTACAAGAAGCGTTCATGGGTTTTGTAAACCATACTCTGCTTGCAAAACGGGCTGTTCTGTCTGTTAATGCTCCTACCGGACAAACGTCGATAATGTTTCCAATGAAGTCATTGTCTAAAGCTTTATTTA contains:
- the nuoL gene encoding NADH-quinone oxidoreductase subunit L, whose product is MENLVYAIVLLPLLGFLINGLFGKNLPKILVGSLATAMVFGSFCIAVSLFMNFNSESQPVIVKAFEWFRVNGVQINFGFQIDQLSLMMVMIITGIGSLIHLYSIGYMSHDKGFYKFFTYLNLFIFSMLLLVMGSNYLILFIGWEGVGLCSYLLIGFWYTNEEYGKAARKAFIMNRIGDLALLIGIFMIASQTNAVDYLSVAENASKFELDGTVIIFITASLFIGATGKSAQVPLYTWLPDAMAGPTPVSALIHAATMVTAGIYLVVRSNFLFTLAPTVQGGILFIGFLTAALAGFYALRQNDIKKVLAYSTVSQLGFMFIALGLGAYTTAMFHVMTHAFFKALLFLGAGSVIHAMSNEQDMRFMGGLKKYIPLTHATFLIGTLAISGFPLLSGMISKDEILVAAFAKNPVYWVILFALAAMTATYMFRLYYLTFHGEFRGTEEQKHHLHESPSNMTLPLIVLAILSVIGGFINLPHFIGHGHYAKLMEWLKPVLTEQSYSQMEATLSGVPFNTEMILLAATVIMFFSVWFIVRNTYLGKKKMAVAEENYTGWEKLSAKKLYVDELYNALIVKTVEGLGRGGKMFDKGILDRFVNFVGDGAEDSGKAMKRVQNGNVETYILIMSLAVGIILIVNFLLQ
- a CDS encoding NADH-quinone oxidoreductase subunit I, giving the protein MKLTNRSKVVSNKEMTLAEKIYLPAIFTGMGITFKHAVRTVIKGAPAVYSYPEVQKPRTTIWRGQHVLKRDEEGRERCTACGLCAVACPAEAITMTAAERTKEEKGLYREEKYASVYEINMLRCIFCGMCEEACPKSAIYLTDRLVDVETNRGSFIYGKDKLVEKINERIDITTRQSEKQKNAVK
- a CDS encoding four helix bundle protein — protein: MATINNFEDLEIWQQSRSLCRLIQKECLLNPKFLNHDKNQIDRSSASIMDNIAEGFEREGNKEFINFLTMSKGSAGEVRSQLIRAFDRDYLDEDIFNFLKSQTISLSKKLSGFINYLKMTEHNGNKFKRNNN
- the nuoK gene encoding NADH-quinone oxidoreductase subunit NuoK, giving the protein MGEVNTFIQSIPLDYFIILSSVLFCLGVMGVLLRKNAIVILGCVELMLNSVNLLLAAFSAYKGNGDGQLLVFFIMVVAAAEVAVGLAIIAMLYRNTRSVDVSIFNKLRG
- the nuoH gene encoding NADH-quinone oxidoreductase subunit NuoH — encoded protein: MDLLTFKLILVLALFLLSLTIAAYSTWAERKVASIMQDRIGPNRAGPFGLLQPLADGGKFFFKEDFTPANAEKFLFVLGPALVMFISLITGAVIPWGKSLNIAGTSFDLQVANIDVGVLFIIGMASIGVYGIMIGGWASNNKYSLLGAIRASSQMISYELAMGLALLSIIMMSGSLDLKVITESQTTGKLWGVIPWVSGMNWNVFYQPIAFLVFFVAALAETNRHPFDLPECESELVTGYSTEYSSMKLGLYMFGEYVNMFISNAFMVVLFFGGYNYPGIEWVTQNWGENTAGILSIVAFLTKTVIGILIFMWIRWTLPRFRYDQLMHLGWKTLIPMALVNLLITGAVILAFQ
- a CDS encoding NADH-quinone oxidoreductase subunit J, whose amino-acid sequence is MDQFLFFLVAFLAVASAVYFVFARNPLYAILSLIVTMFSIASMYILLNAQFLAIIQIIVYAGAIMVLFLYILMMLNLNKGDESKKNNTLKFVGVFTAGLLLVGVLGVFRGVQDNHIVVENVDRGIGLTKNLGRLLFNEYVLPFELASILILAGIVGAVLIGKKDL